The window TTGTTGACACTTTTCATCCGCTTGATTTGGTCTCCGAAACTAAGAAATCTAAAAGTAATTTTgctgacaaaaaaacaaaaagatgtaaaGAATGACGTCAGAATCGGTTATGTATCATCAATTGGAGAGTCAATTAGTATGATGGAAGTCAACTTTTTTATCACAGCTTCAACGAAGTTTTATAGATATTTGGTTGTGACTACTTGTGAGGAGTCGGTCATGCGTAAGAAAATGATAGAGAATGAAATTTAGGTTGTTTTGGAGTTAGATAATCTTCTACTGAAACTatggttgaaacttgaaagtaaTTGAAGTAAGAAGCCTGCACAAGGATGTACTTACTACAAAGTCTACGATACTACTTAAAAATGTCGTCCAATGTTTGAATAACGTACGCCTTGcatgaaaaaaaagattgagaaaatcaaaatctcctTACATTGGGAATAAAATAACTAAGTTAACTAATACAGTCAacgtttgaccaaaaaaaaaaaaaaaactaatacagTCAACGAAAAAATATGgtaacaatatatatgaaatatgcTACTGAAAATGAAAACGAAAACCAAGGTATAAATATATTCACTCGAGTCTGAATATCAATAAAACAGATTTTGAGACAAAGCAAAGTGATAATACAATGAAAATGAATTGCAAGATTGGATTCATGAGCTTGCTCGTGATTACTTCAGTAATGTTCCTCTTTCTGGTTTCAGGTTAGGCCGTACATCTCATTTTGTAGCTAAATTATGAGAAATATCCAATATTGTGTTATCATATTCcagttttctttatttacttttccTGGTTTGGGTGAAATTAATATAGACAAGGTAGAAGCCCAAAAAGAATGTGTTGGGGTTGGACCATGTAAACTGGTTCGGAACTGTAAGGCGGCTTGCATTAAGAAAGGATACAAAGTTGGCCAATGTGTTGCCTGGAAGGATGACGATCCTTTTATATGTTGTTGCACCTAACTAGTTTAACTCCATAACTTAACATTGCATACCTAAATCAAAATGTTTTGTCAATGGTCAAAATACCAAAGTAAAAATATACTCCCTccagttttttttacttgtcgttttagagctttgcacacaaattaagaaa is drawn from Camelina sativa cultivar DH55 chromosome 1, Cs, whole genome shotgun sequence and contains these coding sequences:
- the LOC109132228 gene encoding defensin-like protein 74; the protein is MKMNCKIGFMSLLVITSVMFLFLVSDKVEAQKECVGVGPCKLVRNCKAACIKKGYKVGQCVAWKDDDPFICCCT